The following proteins are co-located in the Chryseobacterium scophthalmum genome:
- a CDS encoding ChaN family lipoprotein: MKNIFIAILVLGFSAFKAQNFKPYQFYNKKGKAIKAEKMVKQLADYDVVFFGELHNNSIVHWLQLKVTEGLYDKKNKQITLGAEMFERDNQPQLNKYLAGKIEAKSLKDSVRLWNNYTTDYKPLVDFAKDKNLNFIATNIPRKYASQTAKEGLESLNKLSEKEKSYIAQLPINVTLDTPGYPEMKKMMGDHAEGTKVMNFISAQATKDATMAESILNNLQPGKTFIHYNGNFHSKEFGGIYWYIKQKNPNLKMAVISVFESEDDELKIPEKEYIPTDFNLIIPADMTKTY, from the coding sequence TTTTAGGATTTTCTGCTTTTAAAGCGCAAAATTTTAAACCGTATCAGTTTTATAATAAAAAAGGAAAAGCCATTAAAGCTGAAAAAATGGTCAAACAGCTTGCTGATTATGATGTTGTTTTCTTTGGGGAACTTCACAATAATTCGATCGTGCACTGGCTTCAGTTAAAAGTTACAGAAGGGCTTTACGACAAAAAAAATAAGCAGATCACATTGGGTGCCGAAATGTTTGAAAGAGATAATCAGCCACAGCTTAATAAGTATCTTGCGGGTAAAATTGAAGCAAAAAGTCTGAAAGATTCTGTTCGTTTGTGGAATAATTATACCACAGATTATAAACCTTTGGTTGATTTTGCAAAAGATAAAAACCTGAATTTTATTGCAACCAATATTCCAAGAAAATATGCGTCTCAAACAGCAAAAGAAGGATTAGAATCTTTAAATAAATTGAGTGAAAAAGAAAAGTCTTACATAGCTCAATTGCCGATTAACGTAACTTTAGATACGCCCGGTTATCCTGAAATGAAAAAAATGATGGGCGATCATGCAGAAGGAACGAAGGTGATGAACTTTATTTCGGCTCAGGCAACGAAAGATGCAACAATGGCGGAATCTATTCTAAATAATCTACAGCCAGGAAAAACATTTATTCATTATAACGGAAATTTCCACAGCAAAGAATTCGGCGGAATTTATTGGTATATCAAACAGAAAAACCCAAATCTGAAAATGGCGGTGATCTCTGTTTTTGAATCTGAAGATGATGAATTAAAAATTCCTGAAAAAGAATATATTCCTACAGATTTTAATCTGATTATTCCGGCGGATATGACCAAGACTTATTAG
- a CDS encoding peptide deformylase, which produces MKKISILFILFISFINAQKLTPNEISLINQGDVNSALPIYQTTDVHQHKTLLNPSTEIDPLDKNTATLVKRMEKSLLSTDGGVGIAAPQVGINRKIIWVQRFDKAGEPLEYFINPVITWRSELQNLGPEGDLSIPDFRDQFYRSKVIQLEYVDLKGQKFSEMVEGFTAVIFQHEIDHLFGILISDKKKKEENDSYLKVDAFKKSDSVGR; this is translated from the coding sequence ATGAAAAAAATCTCCATACTCTTCATACTTTTTATCAGTTTCATCAATGCTCAAAAGTTGACTCCCAACGAAATTTCCCTTATTAATCAAGGCGATGTCAATTCAGCTCTACCAATTTATCAGACTACCGATGTTCATCAACATAAAACTTTACTGAACCCTTCTACCGAGATCGATCCGCTTGACAAAAACACGGCAACTTTGGTCAAAAGAATGGAGAAATCACTTCTTTCAACTGATGGTGGAGTAGGAATTGCTGCTCCGCAAGTAGGAATCAACAGAAAAATAATTTGGGTACAGCGTTTTGACAAAGCAGGCGAACCTTTGGAATATTTCATTAATCCGGTGATTACCTGGAGGTCAGAATTACAGAATCTTGGTCCGGAAGGCGATTTATCTATTCCCGATTTTAGAGATCAGTTTTACAGAAGTAAAGTCATTCAACTGGAATATGTTGATCTGAAAGGTCAGAAATTCTCAGAAATGGTTGAGGGTTTTACGGCAGTTATTTTCCAGCACGAAATTGACCATCTTTTCGGAATTTTAATTTCAGATAAAAAGAAAAAAGAAGAGAATGATTCTTATCTAAAAGTAGATGCCTTTAAGAAAAGTGATTCTGTGGGAAGATAA